A region from the Nematostella vectensis chromosome 13, jaNemVect1.1, whole genome shotgun sequence genome encodes:
- the LOC5518051 gene encoding calbindin-32 isoform X2 — protein sequence MAGADIDDYIETYFGQIKENVDEIFSKFDKDGNGFIDAKELDSFIKDICNNELSEDDVASFKTGLLAKLDENNDNKISKKELRKVLPTKSNFMRQFLTTKEFCQVDFIKIWKNYDKDGSGFLEKPELQLFLEELFAVNKTPGQRIDEKEREKFQTILLDGKEGVDKKSLMKHLGVKAACDEVAANAMDWKQADFDEKFAKYDKDNSGCIESGELEVLFRDLLKINDTDITEEDVKKYVVRSHTGYPCI from the exons ATGGCAGGAGCTGACATTGATGACTACATCGAGACGTACTTCGggcaaataaaagaaaatgttgaTGAGATTTTTAGCAAATTCGACAAGGACG GGAACGGTTTCATTGACGCCAAAGAGCTGGATTCCTTCATCAAGGACATTTGTAATAACGAG TTAAGCGAAGATGACGTCGCATCATTCAAGACGGGCCTCCTTGCAAAGCTGGACGAGAACAATGACAACAAGATCTCCAAGAAAGAG CTAAGGAAGGTTCTACCAACCAAGAGCAACTTTATGAGACAGTTCCTAACCACGAAAGAATTCTGCCAAGTAGACTTTATCAAG ATTTGGAAGAACTACGACAAAGATGGCAGCGGATTTCTTGAGAAGCCTGAACTACAG CTCTTCCTTGAAGAACTCTTTGCAGTCAACAAAACGCCTGGTCAGAGAATTGacgagaaagaaagagagaaatTTCAAACCATTCTG CTCGACGGCAAAGAAGGAGTCGATAAGAAAAGTCTGATGAA GCATCTCGGAGTGAAAGCTGCATGCGATGAGGTCGCGGCCAACGCGATGGACTGGAAACAAGCCGACTTCGACGAGAAGTTCGCCAAGTATGACAAG GATAACAGCGGGTGCATTGAGAGCGGTGAGCTGGAAGTCCTATTCCGTGATCTTCTGAAAATCAACGATACGGAT ATAACAGAAGAAGACGTGAAAAAATACGTAGTCCGTAGTCACACCGGTTATCCATGTATTTAA
- the LOC5518051 gene encoding calbindin isoform X1: protein MAGADIDDYIETYFGQIKENVDEIFSKFDKDGNGFIDAKELDSFIKDICNNELSEDDVASFKTGLLAKLDENNDNKISKKELRKVLPTKSNFMRQFLTTKEFCQVDFIKIWKNYDKDGSGFLEKPELQLFLEELFAVNKTPGQRIDEKEREKFQTILLDGKEGVDKKSLMKHLGVKAACDEVAANAMDWKQADFDEKFAKYDKDNSGCIESGELEVLFRDLLKINDTDITEEDVKDYVQSVVMPDLDKNKDNKIQKDELKSYLKIK, encoded by the exons ATGGCAGGAGCTGACATTGATGACTACATCGAGACGTACTTCGggcaaataaaagaaaatgttgaTGAGATTTTTAGCAAATTCGACAAGGACG GGAACGGTTTCATTGACGCCAAAGAGCTGGATTCCTTCATCAAGGACATTTGTAATAACGAG TTAAGCGAAGATGACGTCGCATCATTCAAGACGGGCCTCCTTGCAAAGCTGGACGAGAACAATGACAACAAGATCTCCAAGAAAGAG CTAAGGAAGGTTCTACCAACCAAGAGCAACTTTATGAGACAGTTCCTAACCACGAAAGAATTCTGCCAAGTAGACTTTATCAAG ATTTGGAAGAACTACGACAAAGATGGCAGCGGATTTCTTGAGAAGCCTGAACTACAG CTCTTCCTTGAAGAACTCTTTGCAGTCAACAAAACGCCTGGTCAGAGAATTGacgagaaagaaagagagaaatTTCAAACCATTCTG CTCGACGGCAAAGAAGGAGTCGATAAGAAAAGTCTGATGAA GCATCTCGGAGTGAAAGCTGCATGCGATGAGGTCGCGGCCAACGCGATGGACTGGAAACAAGCCGACTTCGACGAGAAGTTCGCCAAGTATGACAAG GATAACAGCGGGTGCATTGAGAGCGGTGAGCTGGAAGTCCTATTCCGTGATCTTCTGAAAATCAACGATACGGAT ATAACAGAAGAAGACGTGAAAGACTACGTACAGTCCGTCGTCATGCCAGACCTTGAcaagaacaaagataataagaTCCAGAAAGACGAGCTGAAGTCATACCTGAAGATCAAGTGA